The following coding sequences are from one Pseudomonas oryzae window:
- a CDS encoding type IV pili methyl-accepting chemotaxis transducer N-terminal domain-containing protein, producing the protein MLKRLALPLMLVLGLLSQPSQAAIDSAEAVNLSGMQRMLSQRIAKSYLMIGTEVRADEANAQLDQSMATFEKNHLALVEYAPTETIRGELAKAGELWQRYRALALSSPDKQRAVEVLVLSDELLAQCEKVVQLIERHTGSSSAWLVNRSGRQRMLSQRIAKLYLARSWHLPVNGLDEQFNQAVNEFGKALGELQQARQNTPEISAALSKADAQWQYSRAGFELSADGRYVPTVIAVTTESLLGQMQALTAAYTARMQNDS; encoded by the coding sequence ATGCTGAAACGCCTTGCCCTCCCCCTCATGCTCGTCCTCGGCCTGCTCAGCCAGCCGAGCCAGGCCGCCATCGACAGCGCCGAAGCGGTCAACCTGTCCGGCATGCAGCGCATGCTCAGCCAGCGCATCGCCAAGAGCTACCTGATGATCGGCACCGAGGTGCGCGCCGACGAGGCCAATGCCCAGCTCGACCAGAGCATGGCCACCTTCGAGAAGAACCATCTGGCGCTGGTCGAGTACGCGCCCACCGAGACGATCCGCGGCGAACTGGCCAAGGCCGGCGAGCTGTGGCAGCGCTACCGCGCCCTGGCCCTGAGCAGCCCCGACAAGCAGCGCGCGGTCGAGGTGCTGGTGCTCAGCGACGAGCTGCTGGCGCAATGCGAGAAGGTGGTGCAACTGATCGAGCGGCACACCGGCAGCAGCAGCGCCTGGCTGGTCAACCGCAGCGGCCGCCAGCGCATGCTCAGCCAGCGCATCGCCAAGCTATACCTGGCACGCAGCTGGCACCTGCCGGTCAATGGCCTCGACGAGCAGTTCAACCAGGCGGTCAACGAGTTCGGCAAGGCCCTCGGCGAACTGCAGCAGGCCCGCCAGAACACCCCGGAGATCAGCGCCGCGCTGAGCAAGGCCGACGCCCAGTGGCAGTACTCGCGCGCCGGCTTCGAGCTGTCCGCCGACGGTCGCTACGTGCCGACGGTGATCGCCGTCACCACCGAGAGCCTGCTCGGCCAGATGCAGGCGCTGACCGCCGCCTACACCGCGCGCATGCAGAACGACTCCTGA